Proteins from one Mycobacterium sp. SMC-2 genomic window:
- the nirB gene encoding nitrite reductase large subunit NirB, which translates to MAADGISHAHCAGRHIVVVGHGMVGHRLVEALRARDTEGLWRITVFAEEADAAYDRVGLTSYTESWDRKLLALPGNDYAGDDHVRLVLNTRVTEIDREAKSVVTADGQRHGYDALVLATGSYAFVPPVPGHDLAACHVYRTLDDLDAIRADARRTVEAGRAPAGVVIGGGLLGLEAANALRQFGLQTHVVEMMPRLMAQQVDEGGGALLAKMVGDLGIAVHVGTGTESIESIDHPDGVSSVRVRLTDGEVIDAGLVIFAAGIRPRDELAGAAGLTLAKRGGVLTDLACRTSDPDIYAVGEVAAIQGRCYGLVGPGYTSAEVVADRLLDGAAEFGEADLSTKLKLLGVDVASFGDAMGVTENCLVVAINDAVKQTYAKLVLSDDAKTLLGGVLVGDASSYGVLRPMVGGELPGDPLALIAPVSGDAPALGIGALPDSAQICSCNNVTKGDLKCAIADGCADVPSLKSCTAAGTSCGSCVPLLKQLLEAEGVEQSKALCEHFSQSRAELFEIISATEIRTFSGLLERFGRGKGCDICKPVVASILASTGSDHILEGEQASLQDSNDHFLANIQKNGSYSVVPRVPGGDIKPEHLILIGQIAQDFGLYTKITGGQRIDMFGARVDQLPQIWRRLVEGGMESGHAYGKALRTVKSCVGTDWCRYGQQDSVQLAIDLELRYRGLRAPHKIKMGVSGCARECAEARSKDVGVIATEKGWNLYVGGNGGMTPKHAQLLASDLDTQTLVRYVDRFVMYYIRTADRLQRTAPWVDSLDGGLDHMREVVCEDSLGLAEEFEAAMERHVQNYKCEWKGVLDDPDKLSRFVSFVNAPGAVDSTVEFTEHAGRKIPVSIGMPKIRAGAGEKS; encoded by the coding sequence ATGGCTGCAGACGGGATTTCGCACGCGCACTGTGCGGGCCGTCACATCGTCGTAGTCGGTCATGGCATGGTGGGGCACCGGTTGGTCGAGGCGCTCCGGGCGCGTGACACCGAAGGATTGTGGCGCATTACGGTTTTCGCCGAGGAGGCCGACGCGGCTTACGACCGCGTCGGGCTGACCTCGTACACCGAAAGCTGGGATCGCAAGCTGCTGGCGCTGCCGGGCAACGACTACGCGGGTGACGACCATGTCCGGTTGGTGTTGAACACCCGCGTCACCGAGATCGACCGGGAAGCAAAGTCGGTTGTTACGGCCGACGGACAGCGGCACGGCTACGACGCGTTGGTGTTGGCCACCGGGTCCTACGCGTTCGTCCCGCCGGTGCCCGGCCACGACCTGGCGGCGTGCCACGTTTACCGCACGCTCGACGATCTCGACGCCATCCGGGCCGACGCCCGGCGCACGGTGGAAGCCGGTCGCGCCCCGGCGGGCGTGGTCATCGGTGGCGGCCTGCTGGGGCTGGAAGCCGCTAATGCGCTGCGGCAGTTCGGGTTGCAGACACACGTCGTCGAGATGATGCCACGGTTGATGGCCCAGCAGGTCGACGAGGGCGGCGGCGCGTTGCTGGCCAAGATGGTCGGCGACCTGGGCATCGCGGTGCACGTGGGCACCGGTACCGAGTCGATCGAGTCGATCGATCACCCCGATGGGGTGTCGTCGGTGCGGGTGCGGCTGACCGACGGTGAGGTCATCGACGCCGGGCTGGTCATTTTCGCGGCCGGTATCCGACCGCGCGACGAGCTGGCCGGGGCCGCGGGGCTGACCCTCGCCAAGCGCGGCGGCGTGCTCACCGACTTGGCATGCCGCACAAGTGATCCCGACATTTACGCGGTCGGCGAGGTCGCCGCTATCCAGGGCCGGTGCTATGGCCTGGTGGGGCCCGGTTACACCTCCGCTGAGGTGGTGGCCGACCGCCTGCTGGACGGCGCCGCGGAGTTCGGCGAGGCGGACCTGTCGACCAAGCTGAAGCTGCTCGGCGTCGACGTCGCCAGCTTCGGCGACGCGATGGGCGTGACCGAGAACTGCCTCGTGGTCGCCATCAACGACGCGGTCAAGCAGACCTACGCCAAGCTGGTGCTCTCCGACGACGCGAAGACCCTGCTGGGCGGCGTCCTGGTGGGCGACGCCTCGTCCTACGGGGTGCTGCGGCCGATGGTCGGCGGCGAGCTGCCGGGGGATCCGCTCGCGCTGATAGCCCCGGTTTCCGGCGACGCCCCGGCGTTGGGGATCGGCGCGCTGCCGGATTCGGCGCAGATCTGCTCGTGCAACAACGTCACCAAGGGCGACCTGAAGTGCGCGATCGCCGACGGCTGCGCCGACGTGCCGTCGCTCAAGTCGTGCACCGCGGCCGGCACGTCGTGTGGTTCCTGTGTGCCCCTGCTCAAGCAGCTGCTGGAAGCCGAGGGCGTGGAGCAGTCCAAGGCGCTGTGCGAGCATTTCAGCCAGTCGCGGGCCGAGCTCTTCGAGATCATCTCGGCCACCGAGATCCGCACCTTCTCCGGCCTGCTGGAGCGGTTCGGCCGCGGAAAGGGTTGCGACATCTGCAAACCCGTGGTCGCGTCCATCCTGGCCTCCACCGGCTCGGACCACATCCTCGAGGGTGAGCAGGCCTCGCTGCAGGACTCCAACGACCACTTTTTGGCCAACATCCAGAAGAACGGCAGCTACTCGGTGGTGCCGCGGGTGCCCGGCGGCGACATCAAGCCCGAGCACCTGATCCTGATCGGCCAGATCGCGCAGGACTTCGGCCTCTACACCAAGATCACCGGCGGCCAGCGGATCGACATGTTCGGTGCGCGGGTGGACCAGCTGCCCCAGATCTGGCGGCGGCTGGTCGAGGGCGGCATGGAGTCCGGCCACGCCTACGGCAAGGCGCTGCGCACGGTGAAGAGCTGCGTCGGCACCGACTGGTGCCGTTACGGCCAGCAGGATTCGGTACAGCTGGCCATCGACCTGGAGCTGCGGTATCGGGGCCTGCGGGCACCGCACAAGATCAAGATGGGCGTCTCGGGTTGTGCGCGGGAATGCGCCGAGGCACGCTCCAAGGACGTCGGCGTCATCGCCACCGAAAAGGGCTGGAACCTCTACGTCGGCGGCAACGGCGGCATGACGCCCAAGCACGCCCAGCTGTTGGCCAGCGACCTGGACACCCAGACGCTGGTCCGCTACGTCGACCGGTTCGTCATGTACTACATCCGGACCGCCGACCGGCTGCAGCGCACGGCCCCCTGGGTCGATTCGCTCGACGGCGGTCTCGATCACATGCGGGAGGTCGTGTGCGAAGACTCGCTGGGCCTGGCCGAAGAATTCGAGGCCGCAATGGAGCGGCACGTGCAGAACTACAAGTGTGAATGGAAGGGCGTGCTCGACGACCCGGACAAGCTGTCCCGGTTCGTCTCGTTCGTCAACGCCCCGGGTGCCGTCGATTCGACGGTGGAATTCACCGAGCATGCCGGGCGCAAAATCCCTGTGTCCATTGGAATGCCGAAGATCCGTGCGGGAGCGGGAGAAAAATCATGA
- the nirD gene encoding nitrite reductase small subunit NirD yields the protein MTLLNDIAVWTTACEYDRLIPGRGVGVLLDDGSQAALFRLDDGSVYAVGNVDPISGAAVLSRGIVGDRGGRVTVQSPILKQAFSLEDGACLDDPTFSVPVYAARVTADGFVQVGRITA from the coding sequence ATGACACTTCTCAACGACATTGCGGTGTGGACGACGGCCTGCGAGTACGACCGTCTGATCCCGGGTCGCGGGGTCGGGGTTCTGCTCGACGACGGCTCTCAGGCGGCGTTGTTCCGGCTGGACGACGGCTCGGTGTACGCGGTGGGCAACGTCGACCCGATCTCCGGAGCGGCGGTGCTCTCGCGCGGGATCGTGGGAGACCGCGGGGGCCGGGTAACGGTTCAATCGCCGATCCTCAAGCAGGCCTTCTCGCTAGAAGACGGTGCCTGCCTGGACGATCCGACCTTCTCGGTGCCGGTGTATGCGGCACGCGTCACCGCGGACGGGTTCGTCCAGGTCGGTCGGATCACCGCCTAG
- a CDS encoding sirohydrochlorin chelatase — MSLILVAHGTRRPEGVAMVEELAAQASSLAGRPVEVAFVDVLGPTPSEVLARATGRPAIVLPAFLSRGYHVRADLPAHIEQSGHPNVVVAPALGPSGHIARIVGDQLVKCGWRPGDSVILAAAGTSDVRARADLHTTATLVSALTGSRVSLAFAATGDPPLAEAVDEARRHARGNARVVVASYLLADGLFQERLRACGADLVSKSLGTHPGLARLIASRFRRAMPPVLAPTARHASRRPGAQRLAHGRVVRPNSAA; from the coding sequence ATGAGCCTGATCCTGGTAGCGCACGGCACCCGCAGGCCGGAAGGCGTGGCTATGGTCGAAGAGCTTGCCGCGCAGGCGAGTTCGCTGGCCGGCCGCCCGGTGGAAGTCGCGTTCGTCGACGTCTTGGGCCCCACTCCCAGCGAGGTGCTCGCGCGGGCCACCGGCCGCCCAGCCATCGTGCTGCCGGCGTTCCTGTCGCGCGGCTATCACGTCCGCGCCGACCTGCCGGCTCACATCGAGCAAAGCGGGCACCCCAACGTCGTCGTCGCACCGGCCCTGGGCCCGAGTGGCCACATCGCCCGGATCGTCGGCGATCAGTTGGTCAAATGTGGTTGGCGCCCCGGCGATTCGGTGATTCTCGCGGCAGCGGGCACCTCGGATGTCAGGGCGCGCGCCGACCTGCACACCACCGCGACGCTGGTGTCGGCGCTGACCGGGTCGCGGGTGAGCCTCGCGTTCGCCGCGACCGGGGATCCGCCGTTGGCCGAAGCGGTGGACGAGGCGAGGCGCCATGCGCGCGGCAACGCGCGTGTCGTGGTCGCGTCCTACCTGCTCGCCGATGGCCTGTTCCAGGAGCGGCTGCGGGCCTGCGGTGCCGACCTGGTCAGCAAGTCGCTGGGCACCCATCCCGGCCTGGCACGTCTGATCGCCAGCCGATTCCGGCGCGCCATGCCGCCGGTCCTCGCCCCCACCGCCCGCCACGCTTCGCGCCGACCGGGCGCGCAGCGGTTGGCTCACGGCCGCGTCGTGCGGCCGAATTCGGCGGCCTGA
- a CDS encoding uroporphyrinogen-III synthase, translating to MGQPDTLPLTGYRIAVTSARRSEELCALLSRQGAEVCSAPAINMIALPDDDELHRNTEALIAEPPDILVAHTGIGFRGWLAAAEGWGLVNPLIAALSSSRVVSRGPKATGALRAAGLHEEWSPDSESSQEVLEYLQKSGVAGLRVAVQLHGAADAWDPFPEFLGGLRLAGAEVVPVRVYRWKPTPLGGTFDQLVMGIAGRQFDAVTFTSAPAAAAVLERARELDVEEQLLAALRSDVHAMCVGPVTSKPLIRKNVPTSSPERMRLGALARHVAEELPVLGSCTVRAAGHTVDIRGTCVLVDGAIKVLSPSGMGILRALAKRPGDVVARGDLLRALPGNSNDPHAVDTAVLRLRTALGDKNIVATVVKRGYRLATEQRADSP from the coding sequence ATGGGCCAGCCCGACACCCTGCCGCTGACGGGTTACCGCATCGCGGTGACGTCGGCCCGGCGCTCCGAGGAGCTGTGCGCGCTGCTCAGCCGCCAGGGCGCCGAGGTGTGCAGCGCGCCGGCGATCAACATGATCGCCCTGCCCGACGACGACGAACTGCACCGTAACACTGAGGCATTGATCGCCGAGCCGCCGGACATACTGGTCGCACACACCGGCATCGGCTTTCGCGGGTGGCTGGCCGCGGCCGAGGGGTGGGGGCTGGTCAACCCGCTCATCGCGGCGCTGTCGTCCTCCCGGGTCGTGTCGCGCGGGCCGAAGGCGACCGGCGCGTTGCGCGCCGCCGGCCTGCACGAGGAGTGGTCACCGGATTCCGAGTCCTCGCAGGAAGTCCTGGAATACCTGCAGAAGTCGGGGGTGGCCGGGCTGCGGGTGGCGGTCCAGCTGCACGGCGCCGCCGACGCTTGGGATCCCTTCCCGGAGTTTCTCGGGGGGCTGCGGTTGGCGGGGGCCGAGGTGGTGCCCGTGCGGGTGTACCGGTGGAAGCCAACGCCGTTGGGCGGCACGTTCGATCAGCTCGTGATGGGCATCGCGGGGCGGCAGTTCGACGCGGTCACCTTCACGTCGGCCCCCGCGGCCGCGGCGGTGCTGGAGCGCGCCCGCGAGCTGGACGTCGAAGAGCAACTGCTGGCAGCCCTGCGCAGTGACGTGCACGCGATGTGCGTCGGCCCGGTGACCTCCAAGCCGTTGATCCGGAAAAACGTGCCGACGTCGTCGCCCGAACGAATGCGGTTGGGCGCCTTGGCCCGTCACGTCGCCGAGGAGCTACCGGTACTGGGTTCGTGCACGGTGCGGGCGGCCGGTCACACGGTCGACATTCGCGGCACCTGCGTGCTGGTAGACGGCGCGATCAAGGTGCTGTCGCCGTCCGGCATGGGGATACTGCGCGCGCTGGCGAAACGTCCGGGTGACGTGGTCGCCCGCGGTGACCTGTTACGCGCACTGCCGGGCAACAGCAACGACCCGCACGCCGTCGACACCGCCGTGCTGCGGCTGCGAACGGCTCTGGGTGACAAGAACATCGTCGCGACGGTGGTCAAACGTGGTTACCGGCTCGCGACCGAACAGCGGGCGGACTCCCCATGA
- a CDS encoding MFS transporter has protein sequence MGRNHRIADWNPEDTAAWEAGNSKIARRNLLCTVAGDHVAFSVWTLWPVMALFMPGHVYGFTAGDKLLLGAVATLVGGLARIPYTLGIAAFGGRNWTAFSAFVLLIPAAGTIVLLANPGLPLWPFVVCAALTGLAGGNYAASLANVNAFYPQRLKGSALAINAGVGNLGVAVIQLVGLLVLATAGHEAPYWVCAVYLVVLAMVGVAAVLFMDNVGHGTELKTMRSILFERDTYVISLLYVCTFGSWIGFAFAFGQVLQVNFLANGESAKHAALHAAQVAFVGPLLGSLARIYGGRLADRKGGSRVTFGVLAGMALGAGLLATISAFDGRDAGARSTSMVGYVAGFLVLFILSGMGNGSVFKLIPSVYEARSRGLKTSEEERRHWARAKSGSLIGICSAVGALGGVGINLALRQSYLATGTETSAYWAFLASYVVAAIITWMAYVRRPVLPAGAADSETADALARV, from the coding sequence ATGGGCCGCAATCACCGCATCGCGGACTGGAATCCAGAAGACACGGCGGCCTGGGAGGCCGGCAACTCCAAGATTGCCCGCCGCAACCTGTTGTGCACCGTCGCGGGCGACCACGTCGCCTTCTCGGTGTGGACGCTGTGGCCCGTCATGGCGTTGTTCATGCCGGGGCACGTCTACGGCTTCACCGCAGGCGACAAGCTGCTGCTGGGCGCCGTCGCCACCCTGGTCGGCGGCCTGGCCCGGATTCCCTACACCCTGGGCATCGCCGCTTTCGGCGGCCGCAACTGGACCGCCTTCTCGGCGTTCGTGCTGCTGATCCCGGCGGCCGGCACGATCGTACTGCTGGCCAATCCCGGCCTGCCGCTGTGGCCCTTTGTGGTGTGCGCCGCGCTGACCGGGCTGGCCGGCGGCAATTACGCGGCCTCGCTCGCCAACGTCAACGCCTTCTACCCCCAGCGGCTCAAGGGCTCGGCGCTGGCGATCAACGCCGGCGTCGGCAACCTCGGGGTGGCGGTGATCCAGTTGGTCGGGCTGCTGGTGCTCGCCACGGCCGGGCACGAGGCGCCGTACTGGGTGTGCGCGGTGTACCTGGTGGTGCTGGCGATGGTGGGTGTCGCGGCCGTGCTGTTCATGGACAACGTCGGCCACGGCACCGAACTGAAGACGATGCGCTCGATCCTCTTCGAGCGCGACACCTATGTGATCTCGCTGCTCTACGTCTGCACCTTCGGCTCCTGGATCGGGTTCGCCTTCGCCTTCGGTCAGGTGCTGCAGGTCAACTTCCTGGCCAACGGTGAAAGCGCCAAGCATGCGGCCCTGCACGCCGCGCAGGTGGCCTTCGTCGGACCGCTGCTGGGCTCGCTGGCACGGATCTACGGTGGCCGGCTGGCAGACCGCAAGGGCGGCAGCCGGGTCACGTTCGGCGTGCTCGCCGGCATGGCCCTGGGCGCCGGATTGCTAGCCACCATCAGCGCCTTCGACGGTCGCGACGCCGGGGCGCGCTCAACCAGCATGGTCGGCTACGTAGCCGGCTTCCTGGTGTTGTTCATCCTGTCCGGGATGGGCAACGGTTCGGTGTTCAAACTGATCCCCTCGGTCTACGAGGCGCGCAGCCGCGGCCTGAAGACGAGCGAGGAGGAACGTCGCCACTGGGCGCGCGCCAAGTCGGGATCGTTGATCGGCATCTGCTCCGCGGTCGGCGCGCTCGGCGGCGTGGGCATCAACCTCGCCCTGCGCCAGTCCTACCTCGCCACCGGGACGGAGACGTCGGCATACTGGGCGTTCCTGGCTTCCTACGTCGTGGCCGCCATCATCACGTGGATGGCGTACGTGCGCCGCCCGGTCCTGCCCGCCGGGGCGGCGGACAGTGAGACGGCAGACGCGCTGGCCCGCGTGTGA
- a CDS encoding 5-oxoprolinase/urea amidolyase family protein: MPNLEILRTGPLAVVQDLGRPGLAHLGVSRSGAADRRAHQLANRLVANPDDRATVEVMFGGFAARVRGGDIDVAVTGADTDPAVNGKKFGSNSIQHVRDGEVISLGTPRAGLRTYLAVRGGIDVEPVLGSRSYDVMSAIGPAPLRAGGQLPVGEHTPDYPELDQAPVAAITGDVVELAVVPGPRDDWFVDPDVLVQNHWVASDRSDRVGMRLAGRPLQHRYLDRQLPSEGTTRGAIQVPPNGLPVILGPDHPVTGGYPVVGVVIDEDIDKIAQVRPGQSVRLRWSRPRVLAGAHPQSGAAGWPFS, encoded by the coding sequence GTGCCAAACCTGGAGATTCTTCGCACCGGACCGCTGGCCGTCGTGCAGGACCTGGGCCGGCCGGGGCTGGCCCACCTCGGCGTGAGCCGGTCGGGGGCCGCCGACCGCCGAGCGCACCAACTGGCGAACCGGCTGGTGGCCAACCCCGATGACCGCGCCACCGTCGAAGTCATGTTCGGCGGTTTCGCGGCACGGGTCCGAGGCGGCGACATCGACGTCGCGGTGACGGGAGCCGACACCGACCCGGCCGTCAACGGAAAGAAGTTCGGCAGCAACAGCATTCAGCATGTTCGCGACGGCGAGGTGATCTCCTTGGGGACGCCGCGCGCCGGGTTGCGGACATACCTGGCGGTGCGGGGCGGGATCGACGTGGAACCGGTGCTGGGCTCGCGCAGCTACGACGTGATGTCGGCGATCGGCCCGGCACCGCTGCGGGCGGGAGGTCAGCTCCCCGTCGGCGAGCACACCCCCGACTACCCCGAACTGGACCAGGCCCCGGTAGCCGCCATCACGGGCGACGTGGTCGAGTTGGCGGTGGTGCCCGGCCCCCGCGATGACTGGTTCGTCGATCCCGATGTCCTGGTGCAAAACCACTGGGTGGCATCCGACCGCAGCGACCGCGTGGGAATGCGGTTGGCCGGCCGCCCACTGCAGCACCGGTACCTGGACCGGCAGCTACCCAGTGAGGGAACCACCCGCGGCGCAATTCAGGTGCCGCCCAATGGGTTACCGGTGATCCTGGGGCCCGACCACCCGGTGACCGGCGGTTACCCCGTGGTGGGCGTGGTGATCGACGAGGACATCGACAAGATCGCCCAGGTGCGCCCGGGGCAGTCTGTGCGCCTGCGCTGGTCACGCCCGAGGGTTTTGGCGGGCGCCCATCCGCAGTCGGGTGCGGCCGGCTGGCCGTTTTCCTGA
- a CDS encoding allophanate hydrolase subunit 1, translated as MSVTDLTDNVSRDLPPELVGNTVLDYGDSALMLQCGSTAEVLAWAAQLRDAALPGVLDIVPAARTVLVKLAGPRFQGVIRQRLRKMRVTVDDLAAPDCRADVVIDVVYDGPDLAEVAGHTGLTIAQVIDAHTGCLWRVGFSGFAPGFAYLVDGDARLRVPRRAEPRTSVPAGSVGLAGEFSAVYPRQSPGGWQLIGRTDAVLWDLRRPQPALLTQGMWVQFRAV; from the coding sequence ATGAGCGTGACGGACCTTACGGACAACGTGTCCAGGGACCTGCCGCCGGAACTGGTCGGCAACACGGTTCTGGACTACGGCGACAGCGCGCTGATGCTGCAATGCGGCAGCACCGCCGAGGTGTTGGCCTGGGCGGCGCAGTTGCGCGACGCGGCATTGCCGGGCGTCCTCGACATCGTCCCGGCCGCCCGCACGGTTCTGGTCAAGCTCGCCGGCCCCCGCTTCCAAGGGGTGATCCGTCAGCGGCTGCGCAAGATGCGGGTGACCGTCGACGACCTCGCGGCGCCGGATTGCCGCGCCGATGTGGTCATCGACGTCGTCTACGACGGGCCCGACCTCGCCGAGGTCGCCGGCCACACCGGGCTGACCATCGCGCAGGTGATCGACGCCCACACCGGCTGCCTGTGGCGGGTCGGATTCAGCGGGTTCGCCCCGGGATTTGCGTATCTGGTCGACGGCGACGCCCGCCTGCGGGTGCCCCGCCGCGCGGAGCCACGCACCTCGGTGCCCGCCGGCTCGGTCGGCCTGGCCGGCGAGTTCAGCGCGGTCTACCCCCGCCAATCGCCCGGCGGCTGGCAACTGATCGGCCGCACCGACGCGGTCCTGTGGGACCTCCGACGGCCCCAGCCGGCGCTGCTGACGCAGGGCATGTGGGTTCAGTTCCGGGCCGTCTGA
- a CDS encoding ABC transporter substrate-binding protein, with translation MRQRWNRRGFLQFAGAAAAAAVAGAPAACSSRKPGSDTSPGKSVTINHLFGQTVIKGPPKRVVSAGYTEQDDLLAVGVVPIAVTDWFGDQPFAVWPWAQPKLGGARPVVLNLDNGIPVDQIAGLKPDLIVAINAGVDADTYQKLSAIAPTVPQSDGDAFFEPWKEQARTIGQAVFQADQMQSLIDAVDQKFTAVAKEHPAWTGKKALLMQGTLWQGTVVATMAGWRTDFLNQMGLVIADSIKPFGTDHRAVIPRDHVKAVLDSADVVIWTTESPDDQKALLADPDVAASQATAQNRHIFTTKDQAGAIAFASPLSYPLVADQLPPQLAKILG, from the coding sequence ATGCGGCAGCGTTGGAATCGACGGGGATTCTTGCAGTTCGCAGGGGCTGCAGCGGCCGCCGCGGTCGCCGGGGCTCCGGCGGCGTGCTCGTCACGCAAACCGGGTTCGGATACCTCGCCCGGCAAATCGGTCACCATCAACCACCTCTTCGGCCAGACCGTCATCAAGGGACCGCCCAAGCGCGTCGTCAGCGCCGGCTACACCGAGCAGGACGACCTCCTCGCGGTCGGGGTGGTGCCGATCGCCGTCACCGACTGGTTCGGTGACCAGCCGTTCGCGGTGTGGCCGTGGGCCCAGCCCAAGCTCGGCGGGGCCCGGCCGGTGGTGCTGAACCTCGACAACGGCATTCCGGTCGACCAGATCGCGGGCCTCAAGCCGGATCTCATCGTGGCCATCAACGCCGGGGTCGACGCCGATACCTATCAGAAGCTCTCCGCGATCGCCCCGACCGTGCCGCAGTCGGACGGTGACGCATTCTTCGAGCCGTGGAAGGAGCAGGCGAGGACCATCGGCCAGGCGGTGTTCCAGGCCGACCAGATGCAGTCGCTGATCGACGCCGTCGACCAGAAGTTCACCGCGGTAGCCAAGGAGCACCCGGCGTGGACGGGCAAGAAGGCGTTGCTGATGCAGGGCACGCTGTGGCAGGGCACCGTCGTCGCGACCATGGCCGGCTGGCGCACGGACTTCCTGAACCAGATGGGGCTGGTAATCGCCGACAGCATCAAGCCTTTCGGCACCGATCACCGCGCCGTCATCCCCCGCGATCACGTCAAAGCGGTGCTCGATTCCGCCGACGTGGTCATCTGGACGACCGAGAGCCCCGATGACCAGAAGGCGTTGCTCGCCGACCCCGACGTGGCGGCATCACAGGCCACCGCGCAGAACCGGCACATCTTCACCACCAAGGATCAGGCCGGCGCGATCGCCTTTGCGTCGCCGCTGAGCTACCCCCTGGTGGCCGATCAACTGCCCCCGCAACTCGCCAAGATCCTCGGTTAG
- a CDS encoding TetR family transcriptional regulator gives MQATDQPLGLRERKKIKTRHALRREAFRLFDANGYAATTVEQIADAAEVSPSTFFRYFGSKESLLLADDLDPLILAAFEAQPPELSPSAAIRRAYATTMAGLSAEQLEFENTRQRLIFSIPELKAALYDEYYRTVNVMAEAIGRRIGRPAGDFEVRVFVGAMVGAMMAAFDSAPKTAETIYRALDFLDAGMPLG, from the coding sequence ATGCAGGCGACTGACCAGCCCCTGGGTCTGCGGGAACGCAAGAAGATCAAGACCCGTCACGCACTTCGGCGCGAGGCGTTCCGCCTGTTCGACGCGAACGGCTACGCCGCCACCACCGTCGAACAGATCGCCGACGCCGCCGAGGTGTCGCCCAGCACGTTCTTCCGGTATTTCGGATCCAAGGAGTCGTTGCTGCTCGCCGACGACCTCGACCCGCTGATATTGGCGGCGTTCGAGGCCCAGCCGCCCGAACTGTCGCCGAGTGCGGCCATCCGGCGGGCCTACGCCACCACGATGGCCGGCCTGTCAGCCGAGCAGCTGGAGTTCGAGAACACCCGCCAGCGGCTGATCTTCTCGATACCCGAGCTCAAAGCCGCCCTCTACGACGAGTACTACCGCACGGTGAACGTCATGGCGGAGGCCATCGGTCGCCGAATCGGCCGTCCCGCAGGCGATTTCGAGGTCCGGGTGTTCGTCGGCGCGATGGTCGGCGCCATGATGGCGGCGTTCGACAGCGCGCCGAAGACGGCCGAAACCATCTACCGGGCACTGGACTTCCTGGACGCCGGCATGCCGCTGGGCTGA